In the genome of Candidatus Microbacterium phytovorans, one region contains:
- the pdxS gene encoding pyridoxal 5'-phosphate synthase lyase subunit PdxS codes for MLKGGVIMDVVTPDQAKIAEDAGAVAVMALERVPADIRAEGGVSRMSDPDMIDGIIEAVSIPVMAKARIGHFVEAQVLQELGVDYIDESEVLSPADYVNHIDKWGFTVPFVCGATNLGEALRRINEGAAMIRSKGEAGTGDVSEATKHIRKIRGEINALRSMSKDELFVAAKELQAPYDLVAEVAETGTLPVVLFVAGGVATPADAAMMMQMGADGVFVGSGIFKSGNPAQRAAAIVKATTFFDDAKVIADVSRGLGEAMVGINVSDLPAPHRLAERGW; via the coding sequence ATGCTCAAGGGCGGCGTCATCATGGATGTCGTCACTCCCGACCAGGCGAAGATCGCCGAAGACGCGGGCGCCGTCGCCGTCATGGCGCTCGAACGGGTTCCCGCCGACATCCGCGCCGAGGGCGGCGTGTCGCGGATGAGCGACCCCGACATGATCGACGGCATCATCGAAGCGGTCTCCATCCCGGTTATGGCCAAAGCGCGTATCGGGCACTTCGTCGAAGCGCAGGTGCTGCAGGAGCTCGGTGTCGACTACATCGACGAGTCCGAGGTGCTCTCTCCCGCCGACTACGTCAACCACATCGACAAGTGGGGTTTCACGGTGCCCTTCGTGTGCGGTGCGACGAACCTCGGCGAAGCGCTGCGGCGCATCAACGAGGGTGCCGCCATGATCCGCTCCAAGGGCGAGGCCGGCACGGGCGACGTCTCGGAGGCGACGAAGCACATCCGCAAGATCCGTGGCGAGATCAACGCGCTCCGCTCGATGAGCAAGGACGAGCTGTTCGTCGCGGCGAAGGAACTGCAGGCGCCCTACGATCTCGTCGCCGAGGTCGCGGAGACCGGCACCCTTCCGGTCGTGCTGTTCGTCGCCGGCGGTGTCGCGACCCCCGCCGACGCAGCGATGATGATGCAGATGGGCGCAGACGGCGTGTTCGTCGGCTCGGGCATCTTCAAGAGCGGCAACCCGGCCCAGCGAGCCGCCGCGATCGTGAAGGCGACCACGTTCTTCGACGACGCGAAGGTCATCGCCGACGTATCGCGCGGCCTCGGCGAAGCGATGGTCGGGATCAACGTGTCCGACCTTCCCGCACCGCACCGCCTCGCCGAGCGTGGCTGGTAG
- the pdxT gene encoding pyridoxal 5'-phosphate synthase glutaminase subunit PdxT: MAGSPRVGVLALQGDVREHLRVLTSLGADAVPVRRPEELASVSGLVIPGGESSVIDKLARAFGMQGPVRTAIAEGMPMYGTCAGLILLADRLTDAIAGQETFGGLDVTVQRNAFGTQADSFEVDLDVPAVSVAPVHAAFIRAPLVIDVGEGVDVLARLADGRVVAVRQGNLFGTAFHPEVTGETGFHALFLDAVRAA; this comes from the coding sequence GTGGCTGGTAGCCCGCGCGTCGGCGTTCTCGCCCTCCAGGGCGACGTGCGCGAGCACCTGCGCGTGCTCACGTCGCTCGGAGCGGACGCCGTACCCGTGCGTCGGCCCGAGGAACTGGCATCGGTATCGGGACTCGTGATCCCCGGCGGTGAGTCCAGCGTCATCGACAAGCTCGCGCGCGCCTTCGGCATGCAGGGGCCCGTGCGCACGGCGATCGCCGAAGGGATGCCGATGTACGGAACCTGCGCAGGGCTGATCCTGCTGGCTGACCGGCTTACCGACGCCATCGCCGGTCAGGAGACGTTCGGCGGGCTCGACGTCACCGTGCAGCGCAACGCCTTCGGCACTCAGGCTGACTCGTTCGAGGTCGACCTGGACGTGCCGGCCGTCTCTGTCGCACCCGTTCATGCGGCGTTCATTCGCGCCCCCCTGGTCATCGACGTGGGGGAGGGAGTGGACGTGCTCGCCCGGCTGGCAGACGGACGCGTCGTCGCAGTGCGGCAGGGCAACCTGTTCGGCACCGCGTTCCACCCGGAGGTGACGGGGGAGACCGGGTTCCACGCGCTGTTCCTCGACGCCGTGCGCGCAGCCTGA
- a CDS encoding YebC/PmpR family DNA-binding transcriptional regulator, which yields MSGHSKWATTKHKKAVIDARRAKSFAKLIKNIEVAAKLGGADLAGNPTLYDAVQKAKKTSVPNDNIDRAIKRGAGIGGESVEYTTIIYEAYGPNGVALMIECLTDNKNRAAAEVRTALSRNGGTLADPGSVAYNFHRKGVLVVSGEGVSEDNVMLAALEAGAEEIEPHAQGFEVITDPSDLVSVRSAIQEAGLDYESADVEFVPSLKVEIDADTARKIFRLIDALEDSDDVQNVFSNFDLPADVQAELENDE from the coding sequence ATGTCCGGCCACTCCAAGTGGGCGACGACCAAGCACAAGAAGGCCGTCATCGACGCGCGTCGTGCCAAGTCGTTCGCCAAACTCATCAAGAACATCGAAGTCGCCGCCAAGCTCGGCGGTGCCGACCTCGCAGGCAACCCCACGCTGTACGACGCCGTACAGAAGGCGAAGAAGACCTCGGTCCCGAACGACAACATCGACCGCGCCATCAAACGCGGTGCGGGAATCGGCGGCGAGTCGGTCGAGTACACGACGATCATCTACGAGGCGTACGGGCCGAACGGCGTCGCGCTCATGATCGAATGTCTCACGGACAACAAGAACCGCGCCGCCGCCGAGGTGCGTACGGCCCTGTCGCGCAACGGCGGCACCCTCGCAGACCCCGGCTCCGTCGCCTACAACTTCCACCGCAAGGGCGTGCTGGTCGTCTCCGGTGAAGGCGTGAGCGAGGACAATGTCATGCTCGCGGCTCTGGAGGCCGGCGCGGAGGAGATCGAGCCGCACGCGCAGGGGTTCGAGGTCATCACCGACCCGTCGGACCTGGTGTCGGTGCGCAGTGCCATCCAGGAGGCGGGGCTGGATTACGAATCTGCCGACGTGGAGTTCGTGCCCTCGCTGAAAGTCGAGATCGACGCGGACACGGCGCGCAAGATCTTCCGCCTCATCGACGCGCTCGAAGACAGCGACGACGTGCAGAACGTCTTCAGCAACTTCGATCTGCCCGCAGACGTTCAGGCGGAGCTCGAGAACGACGAGTGA
- the ruvA gene encoding Holliday junction branch migration protein RuvA, producing the protein MISSLRGRVLHLDAESVVIDVGGVGFAVAVTPQLAREFHVGDEIVIHTTLIVREDALSLYGFREREELVVFGQLLSVSGVGPKSALGVLSSLTVAQIATAVAAEDDAPFRRVSGIGPKTAKLIVVQLAGKLHAVAATATGIAGTSAPALSNQVVAALVALGWNERVSTDAVSTVLAESDETASVPALLKLALAHLGPARAEHPRG; encoded by the coding sequence ATGATCTCATCGCTGCGTGGCCGCGTGCTGCACCTCGACGCCGAGAGCGTCGTGATCGACGTGGGCGGAGTGGGTTTCGCCGTCGCCGTCACCCCGCAACTGGCCCGCGAGTTCCACGTGGGCGATGAGATCGTCATCCACACGACGCTGATCGTCCGCGAAGACGCGCTCTCGCTCTACGGATTCCGGGAGCGCGAAGAGCTCGTGGTCTTCGGCCAGCTCCTCTCCGTCTCGGGCGTGGGTCCCAAGTCGGCACTCGGAGTGCTCTCCTCCCTCACGGTGGCGCAGATCGCGACGGCAGTCGCCGCCGAAGACGACGCGCCCTTCCGCCGCGTATCGGGCATCGGGCCGAAGACGGCGAAGCTCATCGTGGTCCAACTGGCGGGGAAGCTGCACGCCGTTGCCGCAACCGCCACGGGGATCGCCGGCACGTCCGCACCTGCGCTCAGCAACCAGGTGGTGGCCGCGCTCGTCGCCCTGGGGTGGAACGAGCGCGTGTCCACGGACGCGGTCTCGACCGTCCTCGCAGAGTCGGACGAGACGGCATCTGTGCCGGCGCTGCTCAAGCTCGCCCTCGCGCACCTCGGTCCCGCACGTGCGGAGCACCCACGTGGCTGA
- the secD gene encoding protein translocase subunit SecD has translation MAAPTPVRHAWRALTGLLVLTALLFGINALGVYVFTDSEGNPGSSWAPELALDLQGGTQIILQATTPDGNPPSTEQMDQAASIIRQRVDASGVGEADITTQAGNQIVVQVPGQADEETRNRIEASAQLQLRAVLYTGTPATSYVGDDGNETPYPSPDPTLNATPTAEPSNGSDPSWITDALYAEFLAYDCTNPDNSPATEPADQPLITCQDDGSAKYILGPVELDGSSISDASNGLNTQNNQWAVNIVFDGEGTETFGKISQRLYGATAPLNQFAFVLDGSVLSAPSMNAVILDGKPQITGNFTQETSKVLADQLKYGALPLSFEVQSSNSISATLGSQQLQIGLIAGLIGLLLVAIYSLVVYRALGFVIIASLVVMGVLTYITLCILAWRMGFRLSLAGVAGLIVTIGFTADSFIVYFERIRDELRDGKSITSAVEDGWGRAKRTIYISKSINILAAVVLYILADATVKGFAFTLGLTTLIDIGIFILFTHPVLQLLARTRFFGGGHPLSGLDPEALGAVYRGRAQFRAPVDAGGRSAAQRRASKSRGEAERRQTIAERKLAQQSSDSRSTTEGDD, from the coding sequence GTGGCCGCTCCCACCCCTGTTCGCCATGCCTGGCGCGCCCTGACCGGACTGCTGGTGCTCACGGCGCTCCTGTTCGGGATCAACGCTCTCGGTGTCTACGTCTTCACGGACTCCGAGGGCAACCCCGGCAGCTCCTGGGCCCCCGAGCTCGCGCTCGACCTGCAGGGCGGCACCCAGATCATCCTTCAGGCCACCACTCCCGACGGCAATCCGCCGTCGACGGAGCAGATGGACCAGGCTGCGTCGATCATCCGTCAGCGCGTCGACGCGTCGGGGGTCGGCGAAGCCGACATCACGACGCAGGCCGGAAACCAGATCGTCGTGCAGGTGCCCGGTCAGGCCGACGAGGAGACGCGCAACCGGATCGAGGCATCCGCACAGCTCCAGCTGCGAGCGGTGCTCTACACGGGCACACCGGCGACGTCCTACGTCGGCGACGATGGGAACGAGACGCCGTACCCGAGCCCCGACCCGACCCTCAACGCGACCCCCACGGCCGAGCCCAGCAACGGCAGCGACCCGAGCTGGATCACCGACGCTCTCTACGCCGAATTCCTCGCGTACGACTGCACCAACCCCGACAACTCGCCGGCAACCGAACCGGCAGATCAGCCGCTCATCACGTGTCAGGACGACGGCTCTGCGAAGTACATCCTCGGACCCGTGGAACTGGATGGTTCGTCGATCTCGGACGCATCGAACGGCCTGAACACGCAGAACAACCAGTGGGCCGTCAACATCGTCTTCGACGGGGAGGGCACGGAGACCTTCGGCAAGATCAGCCAGCGGCTCTACGGCGCCACTGCTCCGCTGAACCAGTTCGCCTTCGTCCTCGACGGGTCGGTGCTCTCCGCACCGTCGATGAACGCCGTCATCCTCGACGGCAAGCCGCAGATCACCGGCAACTTCACGCAGGAGACATCGAAGGTCCTCGCCGACCAGCTGAAGTACGGGGCTCTCCCACTCAGCTTCGAGGTGCAGAGCTCCAACTCGATCTCGGCGACGCTCGGCTCGCAGCAGCTGCAGATCGGTCTCATCGCCGGGCTCATCGGACTCCTCCTGGTCGCGATCTACTCGCTCGTGGTCTATCGAGCGCTCGGCTTCGTCATTATCGCTTCACTCGTCGTCATGGGTGTTCTCACCTACATCACGCTGTGCATCCTGGCCTGGCGCATGGGCTTCCGTCTGTCGCTGGCGGGCGTCGCGGGACTGATCGTGACGATCGGCTTCACGGCCGACTCGTTCATCGTGTACTTCGAACGCATCAGAGACGAGCTCCGCGACGGGAAGTCGATCACGAGCGCCGTCGAAGACGGTTGGGGTCGCGCGAAGCGCACGATCTACATCTCCAAGTCGATCAACATCCTCGCCGCCGTCGTGCTGTACATCCTGGCCGACGCCACCGTGAAGGGCTTCGCGTTCACGCTCGGGCTCACGACGCTGATCGACATCGGCATCTTCATCCTCTTCACGCATCCGGTGCTGCAGCTGCTCGCGCGCACCCGGTTCTTCGGGGGAGGACACCCGCTCTCCGGTCTCGACCCCGAGGCGCTCGGCGCCGTCTATCGCGGCCGTGCGCAGTTCCGGGCTCCCGTCGACGCGGGCGGACGCAGTGCCGCCCAGCGCCGGGCGTCCAAGTCGCGCGGTGAGGCCGAACGCCGACAGACCATCGCGGAACGAAAGCTCGCCCAGCAGAGCAGCGATAGCCGCTCGACGACGGAGGGAGACGACTGA
- a CDS encoding preprotein translocase subunit YajC: MIFATSQDAPQMDPVSSFFAQYGMLLLLLALIVFMFWSSRRRSARMKAEQESKQRAMVPGVKVLLQGGLYGTLVSFDADDLSRPAIIALAPGVEIEVHSQAIIRVVEDDEPVTEDEYVEAETDAVEADPVAATDSDVTPDADDKPRA, translated from the coding sequence ATGATCTTCGCAACGTCGCAGGACGCGCCCCAGATGGACCCGGTCTCCTCGTTCTTCGCCCAGTACGGAATGCTCCTCCTCCTGCTGGCTCTCATCGTGTTCATGTTCTGGAGCTCGCGTCGCCGCTCCGCGCGGATGAAGGCAGAGCAGGAGAGCAAGCAGCGGGCCATGGTCCCGGGAGTCAAGGTGCTTCTGCAGGGCGGCCTCTACGGCACGCTCGTGTCGTTCGACGCCGACGACCTCTCACGCCCCGCCATCATCGCGCTCGCGCCGGGTGTCGAGATCGAGGTGCACAGCCAGGCGATCATTCGCGTCGTCGAGGACGACGAGCCCGTCACCGAAGACGAGTACGTCGAGGCCGAGACGGATGCCGTCGAGGCCGACCCGGTTGCGGCTACGGACTCGGACGTCACCCCCGACGCCGACGACAAGCCCCGGGCCTGA
- the ruvC gene encoding crossover junction endodeoxyribonuclease RuvC — protein MASVLRVLGIDPGLTRCGVGVVDVRADRSASLVHVGVVRSEPDAPIHERLAVIAAGLRAVVDDHAPHVIAVERVFAQQNRQTVMGTAQASGIALLIAGERGLPAATHTPSEVKAAITGYGSADKRQVQTMVARVLRLDALPQPADAADALAIALCHAWRRGTPGADRGSDALTPAQRAWADAERLARR, from the coding sequence ATGGCATCCGTCCTGCGCGTCCTCGGCATCGACCCCGGACTCACGAGGTGCGGCGTCGGCGTCGTCGACGTGAGAGCGGACCGCTCCGCCTCGCTCGTGCACGTGGGCGTCGTGCGCAGCGAACCCGACGCGCCCATTCACGAGCGCCTCGCCGTCATCGCCGCAGGGCTCCGTGCCGTCGTCGACGATCACGCTCCGCACGTCATCGCGGTCGAGCGTGTCTTCGCGCAGCAGAACCGCCAGACCGTCATGGGCACCGCTCAGGCCAGCGGCATCGCGCTGCTGATCGCGGGGGAGCGAGGGCTCCCGGCGGCGACGCACACCCCATCCGAGGTGAAGGCGGCGATCACCGGCTACGGCTCTGCCGACAAGCGCCAGGTACAGACCATGGTCGCGCGCGTGCTCCGTCTCGATGCTCTCCCGCAGCCCGCCGACGCCGCCGACGCGCTCGCCATCGCCCTGTGCCACGCGTGGCGGCGCGGCACGCCCGGTGCGGACCGCGGGTCCGACGCACTGACCCCCGCTCAGCGAGCGTGGGCGGATGCCGAGCGCCTCGCGCGCCGCTGA
- a CDS encoding aminotransferase class I/II-fold pyridoxal phosphate-dependent enzyme, whose translation MTRTEEITGGSAADIADSVRTLQERGVLRPGDPLPPVRSLADRLGVNRNTVVAAYRQLTQAGVVVTRGRGGTAIADPARVAQEGFAADSVLRDIGTGNPDPDLIPDLSRALAQVAGRPVLYGEPVIDRELEQWADAWMRESIDPALSLRLTITSGASDAIERLLAQTLTRDDAVALEDPCFLSSMNTVRLGGYRPVPVPVDDEGMTVAGLRAALDAGARAVVCTPRAQNPTGASLTARRAAALRGVLADHPYVLVIEDDHFSLLSTSPYVSLIGPDHRRWALVRSVSKFLGPDMCLAITASDPDTAERLAMRLSPGTTWVSHLLQRLVLALLTDETVRDGIRAASAHYARRNSAFAERLNAHGLPAKTADGLNLWVELPVPARAAAEQLMRRGWLARTGDEFVLADAAATRRLRLTVHDLSDADADRMAADLVAAVASATESRRVG comes from the coding sequence GTGACGCGGACAGAAGAGATCACCGGCGGTTCGGCCGCGGACATCGCTGACAGCGTTCGCACGCTCCAGGAGCGCGGTGTCCTCCGACCGGGCGACCCCCTCCCCCCGGTGCGCAGTCTCGCCGATCGGCTCGGAGTGAATCGCAACACCGTCGTCGCGGCGTATCGACAGCTCACCCAGGCGGGCGTGGTCGTCACGCGCGGCCGCGGCGGTACCGCCATCGCCGACCCGGCCCGCGTCGCACAGGAGGGATTCGCCGCCGACTCGGTGCTCCGCGACATCGGCACGGGCAACCCCGACCCCGACCTGATCCCCGACCTGTCGCGAGCGCTGGCGCAGGTCGCCGGGCGGCCCGTGCTCTACGGCGAGCCGGTCATCGACCGCGAGCTGGAGCAGTGGGCGGATGCCTGGATGCGCGAGTCGATCGATCCCGCTCTCTCCCTTCGTCTCACGATCACCAGCGGAGCCTCCGACGCGATCGAGCGTCTGCTCGCGCAGACGCTCACGCGCGACGATGCCGTCGCCCTGGAGGATCCGTGCTTCCTGTCGAGCATGAACACGGTGCGCCTCGGCGGGTACCGACCCGTACCGGTGCCGGTCGACGACGAGGGGATGACCGTCGCGGGTCTGCGCGCCGCGTTGGATGCCGGAGCGCGTGCGGTCGTCTGCACGCCGCGGGCGCAGAACCCCACCGGTGCGAGCCTCACCGCCCGTCGCGCCGCCGCGCTACGCGGCGTGCTCGCAGACCATCCCTACGTCCTGGTCATCGAGGACGACCACTTCTCGCTCCTCTCCACGTCGCCGTACGTCTCCCTCATCGGACCGGACCACCGCCGGTGGGCGCTCGTGCGGTCGGTGTCGAAGTTCCTGGGGCCCGACATGTGCCTCGCCATCACCGCCTCCGACCCCGACACCGCGGAGCGGCTGGCGATGCGGTTGAGCCCGGGCACCACGTGGGTGAGTCACCTCCTGCAGCGTCTGGTGCTCGCTCTCCTCACCGACGAGACGGTGCGCGACGGCATCCGTGCGGCGTCCGCGCATTACGCGCGTCGTAACAGCGCCTTCGCCGAGCGTCTGAATGCTCACGGATTGCCGGCGAAGACTGCCGATGGCCTCAACCTGTGGGTCGAACTCCCCGTCCCCGCACGCGCCGCGGCGGAGCAACTCATGCGTCGAGGCTGGCTCGCGCGCACGGGAGACGAGTTCGTCCTCGCCGACGCCGCCGCGACCCGGCGCCTGCGTCTCACCGTCCACGACCTCTCCGATGCCGACGCCGACCGAATGGCCGCCGACCTCGTCGCCGCCGTCGCGTCGGCGACCGAATCCCGAAGGGTGGGATGA
- the ruvB gene encoding Holliday junction branch migration DNA helicase RuvB — MAEQRDPAFVEDESELAVEGALRPTSLAEFVGQQKVRGQLQLLLDAARIQQRPPDHILLSGPPGLGKTTLAMIVAHESERPLRMSSGPAIQHAGDLAALLSSLVPGEVLFIDEVHRMARSAEEMLYLAMEDFRIDIMVGKGAGATSIPLDLAPFTLVGATTRSGLLPNPLRDRFGFTAHLEYYEPAELELVIARSAGMLGVDVPAAARAEIARRSRGTPRIANRLLRRVRDYVIVHGGPGRNAATEADVAAALELYDVDAIGLDRLDRAVLDAVIRRFRGGPVGLNTLAVTVGEESETIESVVEPYLVRIGFLGRTPRGRVATPEAYAHLRVPRADEALRFDDL, encoded by the coding sequence GTGGCTGAACAGCGCGACCCGGCCTTCGTCGAAGACGAGAGTGAACTAGCGGTCGAAGGCGCGCTGCGCCCGACGTCGCTGGCCGAGTTCGTCGGCCAGCAGAAGGTTCGCGGGCAACTCCAGCTCCTCCTCGACGCCGCCCGCATTCAGCAGCGGCCGCCAGACCACATACTTCTGTCCGGCCCTCCCGGTCTCGGCAAGACGACGCTGGCCATGATCGTCGCCCATGAGAGCGAACGACCCCTGCGCATGTCGAGCGGACCGGCGATTCAGCACGCGGGAGACCTGGCGGCGCTGCTCTCGAGCCTCGTCCCCGGAGAGGTTCTCTTCATCGACGAAGTCCACCGCATGGCTCGGTCCGCCGAGGAGATGCTGTATCTCGCGATGGAGGACTTCCGGATCGACATCATGGTCGGGAAGGGCGCCGGGGCCACCAGCATCCCCCTCGATCTCGCACCGTTCACGCTCGTGGGGGCGACGACGCGTTCGGGCCTCCTTCCCAACCCTCTGCGCGACCGCTTCGGATTCACCGCACACCTGGAGTACTACGAGCCCGCGGAACTCGAGCTCGTGATCGCCCGTTCCGCGGGAATGCTCGGAGTCGACGTCCCCGCGGCGGCTCGCGCCGAAATCGCGCGGCGTTCGCGCGGAACGCCTCGCATCGCCAACCGCCTGCTCCGACGCGTGCGCGATTACGTCATCGTCCACGGCGGGCCGGGGCGCAACGCCGCGACGGAGGCCGACGTCGCCGCGGCCCTGGAGCTCTACGACGTCGACGCCATCGGTCTCGATCGTCTCGACCGTGCTGTGCTCGACGCCGTGATCCGGCGCTTCCGCGGCGGACCGGTGGGGCTCAACACCCTCGCGGTGACGGTGGGCGAGGAGTCCGAGACCATCGAATCGGTCGTGGAGCCCTATCTCGTGCGCATCGGGTTCCTCGGGCGCACACCCCGCGGGCGCGTCGCCACTCCCGAGGCCTACGCGCACCTGCGCGTTCCTCGTGCCGACGAGGCGCTGAGATTCGATGACCTATAA
- the secF gene encoding protein translocase subunit SecF has protein sequence MRSMNELGNDLYTGKTSFPFVGRRRLWFIIAAVLVIGAALVPVFRPVQFSIEFTGGSQFTVNDVASPDQTLATEAVQSVVPGAATKVTTIGDDAVRVQTDQMTDPDTRAVTAALAEIYGVDLDSVSSSFIGPSWGQDVTRQSLWGLAIFLALTFMILAIYFRTWKMSVAAIIGLVDVLVITVGVYAVFGFEISPAAVIGFLTILSYSLYDTTVVFDKIRENTHEDGEKSGRTFGESVNLAVNQTLIRSINTTVVAALPTGAILFIGALWLGAQTLTDISLSIFVGTIVAAYSTLFVAAPLFSLMRENEADIQARDARILAAREKALATA, from the coding sequence ATGCGCTCCATGAACGAGCTCGGTAACGACCTCTACACCGGCAAGACGTCCTTCCCGTTCGTCGGGCGGCGCCGCCTCTGGTTCATCATCGCCGCGGTGCTCGTGATCGGCGCGGCGCTCGTGCCCGTGTTCCGACCCGTGCAGTTCTCCATCGAGTTCACCGGCGGCTCGCAGTTCACCGTCAACGACGTGGCCTCTCCCGACCAGACGCTCGCGACGGAAGCCGTGCAGTCGGTCGTCCCCGGTGCCGCGACGAAGGTCACGACGATCGGCGACGACGCGGTGCGCGTTCAGACCGACCAGATGACCGACCCCGACACGCGTGCGGTCACCGCCGCTCTCGCGGAGATCTACGGCGTGGATCTGGACAGCGTGAGCTCGTCGTTCATCGGACCCAGCTGGGGCCAGGACGTCACCCGGCAGTCCCTGTGGGGTCTGGCGATCTTCCTCGCGCTGACCTTCATGATCCTCGCGATTTACTTCCGCACGTGGAAGATGTCCGTCGCAGCCATCATCGGCCTCGTCGACGTGCTCGTCATCACCGTCGGTGTGTACGCGGTCTTCGGATTCGAGATCTCGCCCGCGGCCGTCATCGGCTTCCTGACGATCCTGTCGTATTCGCTCTACGACACGACCGTCGTCTTCGACAAGATCCGTGAGAACACCCACGAGGACGGTGAGAAGTCCGGACGCACATTCGGAGAGTCCGTCAACCTCGCGGTGAATCAGACGCTGATCAGGTCGATCAACACGACGGTGGTCGCGGCGCTCCCGACCGGTGCGATCCTCTTCATCGGCGCCCTGTGGCTCGGTGCTCAGACCCTCACCGACATCTCGCTGTCGATTTTCGTCGGAACGATCGTGGCGGCCTACTCGACGCTGTTCGTGGCCGCCCCGCTCTTCTCGCTCATGCGGGAGAACGAGGCGGACATCCAGGCTCGCGATGCGCGCATCCTCGCCGCACGCGAGAAGGCTCTGGCGACGGCCTGA
- a CDS encoding aminotransferase class V-fold PLP-dependent enzyme, with protein MDDRERALAVAHRAAIDFLESLDDRPVWPRATLEEMHDVFGGPLGEVGLDPAQVIAELATGADPGLVAIPGGRFFGFVIGGTLPAALAADWLVSAWDQNAGSSTMTTAAVALERVAGEWMCDLFGLPTGAAVGFVTGAQVSNFVCLATAQHAVLRRIGWDVTASGLRGAPPVRLIVGADRHGSIDRAARFCGIGADELIVVSSDDAGRMRPDALAAALDEADPGAATIVCLQAGEVHTGAFDPFEELIPLARARDAWVHVDGAFGLWASASPRLAHLTAGAGDADSWTTDAHKTLNVPYDCGMAIIRDPADAIAMFRTGGDYLVYASLDPWDVGPELSRRGRGIPAWAALRSLGRRGVADLVDRLHGNAERFAAGVAEIEGVELAAPVDYTQVMFHLADDDATRALGSAILADGTAVLTGAQWRGRATLRCSMSSWATTDDDIDRTVATIRRLVDRPAE; from the coding sequence ATGGACGACCGTGAACGCGCCTTGGCGGTGGCACATCGTGCCGCGATCGATTTCCTGGAGTCGTTGGACGATCGGCCCGTCTGGCCGCGCGCAACGCTGGAAGAGATGCACGACGTGTTCGGCGGACCGCTCGGCGAGGTCGGCCTCGACCCGGCACAGGTGATCGCGGAGTTGGCCACCGGTGCCGACCCGGGTCTGGTCGCGATCCCCGGCGGACGCTTCTTCGGCTTCGTCATCGGGGGCACCCTCCCGGCGGCACTCGCGGCGGACTGGCTGGTGTCGGCGTGGGACCAGAACGCCGGCTCGAGCACCATGACGACGGCTGCCGTGGCGCTCGAACGCGTCGCCGGCGAGTGGATGTGCGACTTGTTCGGGCTGCCCACGGGCGCAGCCGTCGGGTTCGTGACGGGGGCGCAGGTCTCCAACTTCGTCTGTCTCGCCACGGCGCAGCATGCTGTGCTGCGCCGTATCGGGTGGGACGTGACGGCATCCGGTCTGCGGGGTGCTCCGCCGGTGCGACTGATCGTCGGCGCCGATCGCCACGGCTCGATTGATCGCGCCGCCCGGTTCTGCGGGATCGGAGCCGACGAGTTGATCGTCGTGTCGTCCGACGACGCCGGGCGCATGCGACCGGACGCGCTGGCCGCAGCGCTCGATGAAGCGGACCCGGGCGCCGCCACGATCGTCTGCCTGCAGGCGGGTGAGGTGCACACGGGAGCTTTCGACCCGTTCGAGGAGCTGATTCCGCTGGCTCGGGCACGCGACGCGTGGGTGCACGTCGATGGCGCGTTCGGGCTGTGGGCGTCGGCTTCGCCGCGCCTCGCCCATCTGACGGCGGGCGCGGGTGACGCCGACTCGTGGACCACCGACGCCCACAAGACCCTCAACGTTCCGTACGACTGCGGCATGGCGATCATCCGCGATCCGGCCGACGCGATCGCCATGTTCCGCACCGGTGGCGACTACCTCGTGTACGCGAGTCTCGACCCGTGGGACGTCGGTCCGGAGCTCTCTCGCCGGGGCCGCGGGATTCCCGCGTGGGCGGCACTGCGGAGCCTCGGCCGCCGCGGCGTGGCCGACCTCGTGGATCGGCTCCACGGGAATGCGGAGCGCTTCGCCGCGGGAGTCGCCGAAATCGAGGGGGTCGAGCTGGCGGCACCGGTCGATTACACGCAGGTCATGTTCCATCTCGCCGACGACGACGCGACGCGAGCACTGGGATCGGCGATTCTGGCGGACGGCACGGCGGTGCTCACGGGTGCCCAGTGGCGGGGGCGGGCCACGCTGCGCTGCTCGATGTCGTCGTGGGCGACGACCGACGACGACATCGATCGGACCGTCGCGACCATCCGACGGCTGGTCGACCGTCCGGCCGAATGA